The proteins below come from a single Halostagnicola larsenii XH-48 genomic window:
- a CDS encoding PIN domain-containing protein, translating to MTFLDSSVIIDMLEGVEDTVEFVESQDDPYLTSAICVYEVLAGTLGSGETDVSGERQHFGGVHSLEFNEDIALEAARLQDELLTDGERMAVRDLMIAATARSTGDVLVVADADFQTAALESRMQVVNLRKD from the coding sequence ATGACGTTTCTTGATTCATCGGTTATCATCGATATGCTCGAGGGAGTCGAGGATACTGTCGAGTTCGTCGAATCACAGGACGACCCGTACCTTACCTCAGCGATCTGTGTCTACGAAGTTCTCGCCGGAACGCTTGGCAGCGGCGAAACAGATGTGAGCGGAGAGCGCCAGCACTTCGGTGGCGTCCATTCGCTCGAGTTCAACGAAGATATCGCGCTCGAAGCGGCTCGATTGCAAGACGAACTGCTCACCGATGGCGAACGAATGGCTGTTCGCGATCTCATGATCGCGGCGACCGCTCGCTCAACCGGCGATGTACTCGTCGTTGCAGATGCCGATTTTCAGACGGCTGCTCTCGAATCCAGAATGCAGGTAGTGAACCTTCGGAAAGACTGA
- a CDS encoding DUF7557 family protein, which translates to MSTSIRVSNETKAKLDRLKRDDESFDELLERLVNDEKPITVGAWDADTADRARDAIDRSRESFDR; encoded by the coding sequence ATGAGTACATCAATCCGCGTCTCAAACGAGACGAAAGCAAAACTCGATCGCCTCAAGCGCGACGACGAGAGTTTCGACGAGCTGCTAGAGCGACTCGTAAACGACGAAAAGCCGATCACTGTCGGTGCGTGGGACGCGGACACCGCTGATCGCGCTCGCGACGCTATCGATCGCTCTCGAGAGAGCTTCGATCGATGA
- a CDS encoding SWIM zinc finger family protein, whose product MSAFEQPVDVEPLDFLEQRDGETASWERARPSDALIEPFGRFGYRVTLRDGEEVHYCALGLEDGEYIGRCDCKGWKYHDGPCAHLCALRKAAFIGSIDLKTTDGSPDDELEMHQATGEIHEGERHDASIEQTQERGLLP is encoded by the coding sequence ATGAGCGCGTTCGAACAACCTGTTGATGTCGAGCCGCTTGACTTTCTCGAGCAGCGCGACGGCGAGACAGCGTCTTGGGAACGTGCTCGTCCCTCTGACGCCCTGATAGAGCCGTTCGGTCGGTTCGGTTACAGAGTAACATTACGAGACGGCGAAGAAGTCCACTACTGCGCTCTCGGGCTCGAAGACGGCGAGTACATCGGACGGTGTGACTGCAAGGGCTGGAAGTACCACGACGGTCCCTGCGCCCATCTCTGCGCTCTACGAAAGGCCGCCTTCATCGGATCGATCGACCTCAAGACAACTGACGGCAGTCCGGACGACGAACTCGAGATGCACCAGGCGACCGGCGAGATTCACGAAGGAGAACGACACGATGCATCGATAGAACAGACACAAGAGCGGGGGCTACTCCCATGA